Within Citrus sinensis cultivar Valencia sweet orange chromosome 1, DVS_A1.0, whole genome shotgun sequence, the genomic segment gcaatggtttgagttCGAAttttggtggtgattctgatgatgggatgagtttcttttctgatggtgctacttattcaactcttgacttccatttattagtgtccatggatagTGCTAAGTCAAGTAGggcattgacctcatcgaccgatctgtcaatatcaaaatccaaaccaaagtgagttaaacatgtttgtaaaggatcatcactaaggtttgaaagaaaagtattatcaactattgtttctattaaatccacatcaacaattccatcatctgcattgtgaggttgtttggcaatgttgaagatgttcagctccatagtcatgttgccaaaggacaactgcatgtttccagtcctgcattgaatgtgagcatccgcagttgccaagaaaggtcggcctaggataatggggatgtgcttccttgaatcttgtattggttgagagtcaattacaatgaaatcaacaggaaaataaaacttgtctacctggataagcacgtcctccacaataccacgaggtattttcgtggaccgatctgcaagctgtaacaccactggagttgggtgtaattctccaagtccaagtttcaaaaatactgagtaagacaacaaatttacactagctcctaaatccaacaaagtattctcaattgtgtggttccctatgctacataAAATAGTGGGGGAGcttgggtctttgcattttagaggaattttgtatTGGAGGATAGAACTAaggttttctgttaaaaatgccttcttttgaacatgaatgtttctctttttagtacaaaggtctttaagaaatttggcataagatggaacttgttttatagcattaagtaaagggatgttaacacttacctgtttgaagatttcgagaatctcacctgtggattttcccttctttcctttcgctaacctctgaggaaatggagctttgggaacgtattctcgtgggttagtttcttctctctcttccggtgatgagtcctcaacactcacaagtacaatttgattttcttttgtcaccggcatctccactttgctgtcaacttcttttccttttcgcaaggtcatgactactttgacctctccatgctgttgtgatgaactggtacttacttcatgcactcctttaggattaggcactggttgacttggaaacttgcctttctcaacggtcattgccaaggtctgaactgaagaaacaagttgtcccaccatcttctcgaggcttgaaactgattgggcttgtgagttgaagcctgctctcaactcatttcgtagtccatcaatggtgtggttctgttgctcaatcgtggagtgagtaacattcttgaaattctgaaatgaatcctcccatggtttGGGCTGAGTGTatttctggttctgattgtatggtctaaatgggggttgagaggcttgagaaatttgagaaatttgttgcattggtggagctggagctgctggtccattctgttggaatccttgagaccatgaaaaattaaggtggtctctccatccaggattatatgtgttggagtatgggttgtaatttgatggttttctcattacacctatggcattggcttgatctgagtatgagtcaagGTCATGTGGTTcagttgatttagcagtcgataacgatgctatttgtcgagcaagtccttcaaccatctccttgacttctttgattcccgaagtggattcgccaatgtgaacctcatttactcccttaattcttctagtattcctgagtgaccgactccgttgttgggaattatctacttgtcgctggaagaattcccaaatctctgatgcactttttgacattagctctcctctacttgttgccattagtcattcttgcacattcggcaataattcctccaaaaagtattggcattggtgccatttctcatacccatgatgtggacacttcaagagtagcccattgaatcgctctcatgtttcgaaaaactgctcgtcctctctctgggtaaactccgagatttccctgcgaatagcattggttttatgcactgggaaatatttattcaaaaattttgttaccatttgttctcatgatgtaatgctattaacaggcaaagtatttaaccatgaacgagctctatcctttaaagaaaataggaataatctaagtttaacatcatcgtctgaaaaattctcatatttaaatgtttgacaaatagcatgaaaatcattcagatgattatatgggtcctcattttctaagccatagaatgtggggagacaatttagcacactaggttttagttcaaagctcctagcagctacatttaggtatcttatacatgatgtgctcaaattagctaagggactaaaatagtccttaaatagcctctcctgtggtgcttgtaaatccattccaaatttatttttaacgtgctTGTGTGTGCAAAatgttttttctagttcaaggtctataggttcaagattagataataatgacctacgaccatgcatgcaaaacaaataaaataaaaataaagatgggaacaaaacaaataaaaataaagaagagggagaaattacgatactaaccttattgcgctattacaaccttactataaaaacacactaaaaaaaatacatgaaaataaattaactaaaaataatttaataagataaacaaaaaaaaatctacaaagaaaaataaattgaaaattaaattacagaattttaaagaagacaaaaagaaaagaaatactaacctttaaatgtagattcaccttttttttcttttttttttaaaaatacaagaaaataattaaatggaattattcataaaaattaattttatgaattaaaattacttacctccccggcaacggcgccaaaaacttattgtgcaaattttaatgtactcgcaagtgtatgaatctattgtagaatagactaatggtgacgagtgtcgatcccacgaggaggtggattttaattatgtatagaattatttttgtaaatgggtggttggatttgtggtggaaatgatttggaatatactaaaacttaaattaaaatggcaagaataaattctaaaattagaattgaaatggcgagaataaattgaagaaaattctattgaaatgacgtactttggtatctagatccgtatcaacatgcaccatgggctaaatatttcttattaataccaattaaatcatgaggggggatccacacctcatgaaccacactctaatcaatatggtgctaagggcttatcatgccaaataataataaccttatactagagagctggtgtaaccaaggcggtatctagacaagattattattatttgtcgatgagaagtcaaaacatccataaaaattagaggggaagagaaaataaatttaccaaattaagcccatgacacatgttgagacttcacctttaacccaagcttgaaagaacattagctactcataattgaactaggggcaaaataaaaatttattaaaatacatagaaaatacaagatggagaaggaattacagaaaatggatcccaaaaatagattcagagatatcaaattaggggggagagaccccctttttatagatacatagagtaaatcatggccatcggattaaaaacagtttggacgctcaggattgcgccacttcatcagtcaacagtaccgcagtttggttgaaaataatcctgtgtgatgcatgtaccgtacgcgagatttttggtccactgatatgctgccacgtcaccatcaacagtacataagaattttagtccaacaggatcgtgacacctcatcagtcaatgccacatcatcggtcaatgccacgtcatcgatccgtctatgtgaacagtgtcatgaacagtaacgtaaaCAGTACCATACACGTGAATAGTTCcttacatgtgaacagtgccatttttccttttatgctcctcctaagattttcgaccgtcctgagttcaaaagtgatgtttgttttgccgtctgatctctcctttattatgaaatgactataatgcccctaaaatacataaaatacttaattaaaataaaacacacgtaattaaatcacaagaaggttaaatacataaaagtaagggttgttagtaagacttgaaatgtaaaatgacggttttctcctttataaatatgcattttctaacactcaacaacaacaacaataatgtcATCCTATTAGTACGTCAATTCACATAATAGCgtatctatatataattacgGCATCAAGAAAGTCATTAActgaataagatttttttattattctttatgttaaaatgaaattaatgtatacatattaattataaatttgtttcgACCGTAGtcataaacataaaatattatagaagCATGtcataagatttttttaattaaatacatcctttttaaattattacaaattagaATACAGAAATATTGTGAATATCATAAAATAAGTGCCGATATATGCACTTAGGCAAGAATTATAGTATGCCGTAAGTGTTTCtatgtaaaaacaaaatataccTTGAGTTAAAAGTTCTAGCTACGTGTCATCCCGGCCTTATAATTCTATTATCTCGTAAATAAGGCAGAGCTCCCTTGAGACTCGCAAGTGCCATACATAtaagatatttataatttcaacttttaaaatagagtttttttttttaatgatttcgCTCCTGCAAgtttaacattttaataatttaaatcagtaacttaatatattttctcaaCTTTAGCCTCCAAAAgtttacttttataaaattttggccCCTCTAAAATTTTAGTCCTAGCTCCGGCCCAGctcataaaagaaaattaaggaCGTTAATATATCCTGAAGATATTTACTTGGATATTCTCTAAAGTTGAGTATATGCATGATAATTACTATAGAAGtactagaaaaaaataaaaataaaaataagtaagtaaataaattaacttagTTTGTTATTCTATCAAAACTGAGTAATGCTAGACccataaattctttttacaaaTGGATCGtgtcattaaaattttgattaaataaaaatactaaataatgaGAATAAATCATGTGGTTTATGTGGTactgttatttaaataatactaatatgcttagttcattattttgtatatacTAGTTTAAAGGATTAGTATAAAAGTGTTGAGTTGTGTTTCGCATTAACTAATAAATGAGAGATCCTTAAGTTTACAAGTAGGATAAATCCCTCCACATAATTGTCTAGtcttttggattggattgggtACTTAGAAATCTTAAGCCCAACCTCctacaagtggtatcagagaaAAACCCTTAGTAGTCAAAATGTAGTGATGGAATAACTCAAGTTTTTTGGACAAAAGAACTAGAGTTGGGGGATGATTTCATCATGAGAGAAGACTGTTAAGTCATGTCCCACCTTGGTTATTAAAAGGATATTATTTGGGTTTATAAGTAAGATAAGTGTACCCAATAGATTAATCTTTTGAATTGGATACATAGAAATTCTAGGCCCAGCCTCCAACAAAAAACTACTATAAAACTACTATAGTGAttattaaacaataatgaatgataaaaattttgaatcttaAGGACACTGAAAttcgaaaataaaatcatttgctAATAATTGAGCAATGGATTTGTATgatatatatgttatataaATGTTGAAGGTCTGTGGATGATAAGCCGCATTAGAATTCGGACAAAGATATGGACAAGACAATGAatgcaaaaaaattgaaattatatagTAATATGGCATAAAGTAATAGGCCTAGCCtctaataaaaaactattataaAACTACTATAGTGAttattaaacaataatgaatgataaaaattttgaatcttttttttttttgaagaaagcATGGATTGCATTAAAGAGATAAAGCATCAATTAACCAGGGTGGGGGAACAAGACTCCACTCACCCAAACCTGACATAGAACGCCCCACCCAAGCAACAGTATGGGCAGCGGAGTTCGCAGATCGAAGAACAAAAGAGAAAGCCACTTCTCCTAGAGATTGAGCCAAAGCTCTACAATCAACAATAATAGACCCAAAACCATTAGGATAAACAACCTTATCGTTTAAAGCATTAAAGACTTGAAGGCTGTCCATCTCTAAGATAACAAAATGGAAAGCAAATTCCTTGAGCCAGCTGAGAGCTTCCTTTACACCAAAAGCTTCAGCCTCACGAGCTTCAAAACTACCAGGGAGGATGTCACTCTTTGCCGCAATAAAGTCACCTCCAGCTGAATGGATAACAGCCCCAAAACTAATCAAGCCTCTTGAGTTATCAATGGCTGCATCAACATTGCATTTGACCCACCCTATACTAGGTTTAAGCCAGCGAACAAAACCATGAGCAGCTGAGTCCAAAGATGAGGGGACAAAGACACTCTTGCGGGCTTGCTGCCACAGGAACAGATTCTGCCCAGCAGAATTCACCACATTTTGGACCCTCCCGTTAACATCATTCCACACTTTGTTATTCCTATTCAACCACAAACCCTAGCAGACCATGGCAGATAGGCTACAATCATCAATATTACGGCAAGAAAATAAGTCCTCTAGCCAATGAACAAAGCTCACACAACTCCCATTGAAGCCCAAAACAGAGGATATCCAGCATGCTTTAGCAAAAGGGTAAGTGACCAAGACATGGAAAACAGTTTCAGAAGAAGTGTGACAGATGGGGCAGGAAGCTTGTACCTCTACACGGCGCTGCAAGAGATTGTCGGCTGTTGGAAGGACATTTGTCAAAGCTCGCCAAAGGAAGTTCTTGACTTTTGCAGGAATAGGAAGAAGCCAGAGTTTTCGCCAAGCACTGCTGCTAGGGGGAGGATGCAATGTATCAAGCATTTTGTAGCAACTACGAACAGAGTAAAGCCCTTTGGAATCAGGCAGCCAGAACCAATTATCCTTGTCAACCCTTGAGCTAAGAGGGATCCGACGAATTAGGTCTCGATCTCTAGTGTTAAAGATATCATCGACAGCATCAAAGTCCCAACGACGTTGGTTAGGGACCATGAGACTGTCAACCGTTGCAGAACTGATGCTTGCTGGAAGATTAGAAGTAGTGAAGCCGCTGTCATTGTCAGGCAACCAAGGGGCACTACCAATAGAAGTCTGCTGGCCCCCTCCAATTTGAATGCGACTACCTTGACGAATAGCCGGCTGAGCAGCCAAAATTGATCTCCAAACATAACTAGGATTGCTCCCCAGCTGGGCTTCAGCAAAAGAAGTGTTTGGGTAATATCTTGCCTTGAATCGACGAGCCACAAGGGTATTGGGGTTGGTAAGGAGACGCCACCCTTGTTTTCCGAGCATTGCAACATTAAACAAATGCAATCTTTTAAACCCGATGCCTCCATGAGTCTTCGGCTTACAAAGCCTATCCCATTTCATCCATGTAATACCCCCACTGCCATTCCCTTTCTTACCCCACCAAAAGGAATTCATCATTCTTTCAAGCTCTCTACAAAGCTCCAAGGGGAGGAGGTAAATATTCATGGTGTAATTGGGCATTGCTTGAGCTACTGTCTTAAGCAAAATCTCTTTTCCCGCTCTAGATAACAGCTTTTGATTCCAGCCTTGCAGGCGCTTCCACACTCTATCTCGAATATAGCTAAGGGCTGCTGACTTGCTTCTACCAATGTAAGATGGAATACCCAAGTAAGAGCCATGGTTGACAGTGCCCTGAGCCCCAAGGAGGCTACAAATCGAGTGAGCAACCTCATGGTGAACATTTGCACTAAAAGAGATGGAAGATTTATTGTAGTTAACCCTCTGACCCGAGGCAGCCCcatataaagataatataGTCTTCAACACTTGAGCCTCTTGAGGAATAGCTTTGAAGAAAAGGAAGCAATCGTCAGCAAAGAAAAGATGAGTGAGGGATGGAGCACCCCTAGCAATCCGAACCCCATATAACAGCCCTGCGCTTTCGTAATGGTTAATGAGCAAGCTTAAACCTTCAGCACAGATAATAAAGAGGTATGGAGATAAATGGTCACCTTGCCGAAGACCACGGCTAGGGACAATAGGGCCTAATTCCACTCCATCACAAGGGAACTTGTAGGTTACAGTGGAAACACAGAGCATAATCAGATCAACAAAAGTCAGAGTAAAGCCCATCTTGAGCATAATAGCAGAAAGGAATCCCCACTCGATTCTATCATAGGCTTTGGCCATATCAATCTTAAAAGCAGCTGCCCCTTCTTTACCTTGTCTTTTCCGCTTAAGAAAATGCATAAGCTCGGcttaaatcataatattatcaataatagtACGCCCGAAATAAAAGCACTCTGAGAATCCGAAATGATGGACCCCAAGATCAACTTTAGGCGATTAGCCAACATCTTAGCAACAACTTTGTAAAGGACGTTACATAATGCTATTGGCCGAAAGTCAGTTATGCTTTCAGGGTTGGGAGTTTTAGGGATCAAGATCACAGTGATCTCATTCAAGTTAGCAGGAAACTCACAATGACTAATATAGCTTAGACATGCAGCAGAGACTTCATCACCAACAATAGAccaaaaattttgatagaaaGCAGGGTTCATACCATCAGGACCAGGTGATTTTTCTGGATGCATGCTGAAGATCGCCTCACGGACGTCTGTTGGACTAAAAGGCTCCATAAGAGAGTGATTCTGCTCGGCCGTAATTCGTGGCTCAACATAATGAAGGACCGCAGCATATGAGCCACGTTCTGAGGAGAAGATATGAGTGAAATACTTGTGAATGATTTCGCTGATGTCTTCCGGAGTAGTGCACCACTGCCCCTGAGCATTCCGAAGCTTCTCAATCATATATTGCTTCTTTCGAGCTGAGGCCATAGCATGGAAGTATCTTGAGTTCATGTCACATTCTTTAAGCCATATAGATTTTGCCCTCTGTTTCCAAAAGATTTCGTGGCTGTGCAAAAGCTCGTTATAGCACTTCCTAGCTTCATAGAAACTATCCACACTTGCCGAATCGCGATGGCCCCGAAGCAAAGCCATCTTCcttttgcaataaaaaatgcGAGCTTGGAAATCTTGGGTGAGATGATTGCCCCAATGAAGCAGAGCAGTGCCACATGAAGCAAGTCTATTTTGAATAGGCACTCCTAAAGTCGAAGCCCAAATAACCTTCACAACATCACAACAATCGGGCTCACGCAGCCAACT encodes:
- the LOC127903150 gene encoding uncharacterized protein LOC127903150, which codes for MAGSSNQGAFDLQNECARLQLDEEEEGGLEVAIEVDENQESINNDFRYCLVGRFLTDKVVNFAAMKNTMAALWRQGKGVCIKALSPTLFLFQFFHEIDVRRILDSGPWTFDQHILLVHRLGAEEQPQNVPLFHTNFWIQVYNLPLGFQSERILQSLGNYIGSFLESDENNLKGVWRNYMRLRVTLDVRKPLKRRMRLKRTGGEWFWVDFKYERLNVFCFICGLLGRTERNCPSLYDGVDVNAPRPYGMWLKAASRRGVLNSGDRWLRTAPPEKEEGNLDSYSNSGCEKVVGEIRATISTKTGNKSRGKEQVGGNVPTFAEPPTLVRGWSQMESNGQNLRDPTSGMPIVKANDVNYDSQLIISDAKRRRSSNGPLPIVGHEELVTIPIMEISDVSKNGPAERSRGCEDWVEERLDRGLASSSWIHLFPTAKVTSVEASCSDHLPIFLEPVPMVRSPRTKKFRFENSWLREPDCCDVVKVIWASTLGVPIQNRLASCGTALLHWGNHLTQDFQARIFYCKRKMALLRGHRDSASVDSFYEARKCYNELLHSHEIFWKQRAKSIWLKECDMNSRYFHAMASARKKQYMIEKLRNAQGQWCTTPEDISEIIHKYFTHIFSSERGSYAAVLHYVEPRITAEQNHSLMEPFSPTDVREAIFSMHPEKSPGPDGMNPAFYQNFWSIVGDEVSAACLSYISHCEFPANLNEITVILIPKTPNPESITDFRPIALCNVLYKVVAKMLANRLKLILGSIISDSQSAFISGRKRQGKEGAAAFKIDMAKAYDRIEWGFLSAIMLKMGFTLTFVDLIMLCVSTVTYKFPCDGVELGPIVPSRGLRQGDHLSPYLFIICAEGLSLLINHYESAGLLYGVRIARGAPSLTHLFFADDCFLFFKAIPQEAQVLKTILSLYGAASGQRVNYNKSSISFSANVHHEVAHSICSLLGAQGTVNHGSYLGIPSYIGRSKSAALSYIRDRVWKRLQGWNQKLLSRAGKEILLKTVAQAMPNYTMNIYLLPLELCRELERMMNSFWWGKKGNGSGGITWMKWDRLCKPKTHGGIGFKRLHLFNVAMLGKQGWRLLTNPNTLVARRFKARYYPNTSFAEAQLGSNPSYVWRSILAAQPAIRQGSRIQIGGGQQTSIGSAPWLPDNDSGFTTSNLPASISSATVDSLMVPNQRRWDFDAVDDIFNTRDRDLIRRIPLSSRVDKDNWFWLPDSKGLYSVRSCYKMLDTLHPPPSSSAWRKLWLLPIPAKVKNFLWRALTNVLPTADNLLQRRVEVQASCPICHTSSETVFHVLVTYPFAKACWISSVLGFNGSCGLWLNRNNKVWNDVNGRVQNVVNSAGQNLFLWQQARKSVFVPSSLDSAAHGFVRWLKPSIGWVKCNVDAAIDNSRGLISFGAVIHSAGGDFIAAKSDILPGSFEAREAEAFGVKEALSWLKEFAFHFVILEMDSLQVFNALNDKVVYPNGFGSIIVDCRALAQSLGEVAFSFVLRSANSAAHTVAWVGRSMSGLGEWSLVPPPWLIDALSL